From Leptodactylus fuscus isolate aLepFus1 chromosome 11, aLepFus1.hap2, whole genome shotgun sequence, one genomic window encodes:
- the LOC142184195 gene encoding keratin, type I cytoskeletal 18-like: MATLVSLRGSPSRLRTSSASVSYDGRPWAVSSAQVLSSSLAQGSNDKEVMQNLNNRLASYLEKVCALEKSNKQLEIQIREKLSEGGAVRKDYSDYFTLIDTLRKQITGAISENTRLLLAIDNSKLAADDFKEKWSTESALRQSVERDMNSLRKVKEEHVVINDSLRADVDSLQNELLTLQSDHKQDLAALREKLERGKVEVAVDAVQGPDLTSILSEVRAQYEDIIRKNKEEADALFQTQYEAVTTQIAKDDEDLKRAQDEVRERRTVLQGLQLELETAGNQVNALRRDLDETELRYKKELERLQGNISVVEQELCEILKTIQNNKLEYEALWKIKETLEAEIAEYRRLLDGEPEEKIIIPEPRQPDIRTKKIVKIVTQTLVDGKIVGESSEVEEFEHAEKNK, from the exons ATGGCTACCCTGGTGTCTCTGCGTGGAAGTCCCTCTAGGCTTAGGACTTCTTCGGCCAGTGTCTCTTACGATGGAAGGCCTTGGGCTGTCTCTTCTGCTCAAGTTCTCAGTTCTTCACTGGCCCAAGGATCTAATGATAAAGAGGTGATGCAGAATCTGAACAACAGGCTGGCCAGTTACTTGGAGAAGGTTTGTGCCCTGGAAAAGTCAAATAAACAACTAGAGATCCAGATTCGAGAGAAATTATCAGAGGGCGGCGCAGTGAGGAAGGACTACAGCGATTACTTCACTCTTATCGATACCCTAAGAAAGCAG ATTACAGGTGCAATTTCTGAGAACACAAGGCTCCTACTGGCTATCGATAACAGCAAACTGGCTGCAGATGACTTCAAGGAGAA GTGGAGCACAGAATCTGCTTTACGTCAGTCGGTGGAACGAGACATGAATTCACTGAGAAAAGTAAAGGAAGAACACGTTGTTATTAATGACAGCCTGCGAGCTGACGTGGACAGCCTGCAGAATGAGCTCCTGACATTGCAGAGTGACCACAAGCAG GATCTTGCAGCGCTCAGAGAGAAATTGGAGAGAGGAAAAGTCGAAGTTGCTGTTGATGCAGTTCAAGGACCCGACCTCACGTCCATCTTGTCTGAAGTACGTGCACAATATGAAGATATTATAAGGAAAAATAAAGAGGAAGCAGATGCTCTGTTCCAGACTCAG TATGAAGCGGTAACCACGCAAATCGCAAAAGACGATGAAGACCTTAAAAGAGCACAAGATGAAGTACGAGAGAGGCGAACTGTGTTACAGGGATTACAGCTGGAACTAGAGACTGCAGGAAACCAG GTGAATGCACTAAGGCGAGACCTTGATGAAACAGAGCTGCGGTACAAGAAAGAACTGGAGAGACTGCAGGGCAATATATCTGTAGTGGAGCAGGAGCTGTGTGAGATATTGAAGACCATACAGAACAACAAGCTGGAATATGAGGCACTGTGGAAGATTAAGGAAACTCTAGAAGCTGAGATTGCCGAGTACCGGCGTCTACTGGATGGAGAACCGGA AGAGAAAATCATCATACCGGAGCCAAGAC